The proteins below come from a single Psychrobacter sp. PL19 genomic window:
- a CDS encoding LD-carboxypeptidase has translation MPPTKQALEQLSIDSAVKSELSRRQFLRQVGIGAGAGLLATQGISQSLAATGINEDSSAQLTKDDLPRVTVEDKPSPQVLVPRAHCIVPNIETRLFASSNVGNNDARNQLALARMACAGFKVANSAIVSRQYLRFAGTDSQRASDLQNIATGAIAVPKLLLGVRGGYGAVRLLPMIDWQTLGRIMQECGTILAGFSDVTAIQCALLAQGGMSSLAAPMLYSEFGKSNPDKVSCRQFAEALSNPNLTIDVQSAALTSQQLPTILASDDSYIMSQTLTGTIWGGNLSVVSALTGSDYLPRIDGGIVFLEDVGEQPYRIERMLYDLYLAGVFKRQQAIVFGALSGAGEDSYDARYDVATVIRQLHKLTGLPIYNGMSFGHISKKQSFPLGARCQISSNTIGGYRLTFSDYPTIKADSINVEGLWQTV, from the coding sequence ATGCCCCCGACCAAACAAGCTTTAGAGCAACTATCAATAGACTCAGCGGTAAAGTCTGAGCTTAGTCGCCGACAGTTCTTACGCCAAGTAGGTATAGGTGCAGGGGCAGGTTTGCTGGCAACTCAAGGTATCTCGCAGTCGCTAGCAGCTACAGGCATTAATGAAGATAGTAGCGCGCAGCTGACCAAAGATGACCTACCAAGAGTAACGGTTGAAGACAAACCGTCACCACAGGTGCTAGTGCCACGCGCACATTGTATAGTACCTAATATTGAGACTCGCCTATTTGCCAGCTCCAACGTGGGTAACAATGATGCACGTAACCAGTTGGCACTAGCGCGTATGGCATGTGCGGGGTTTAAGGTAGCTAACTCGGCTATCGTTAGTCGGCAATATTTGCGCTTTGCTGGGACGGACTCGCAGCGCGCTAGCGATCTACAAAATATTGCGACGGGTGCTATAGCTGTGCCCAAACTGCTGCTTGGCGTGCGTGGTGGTTATGGTGCGGTACGTTTATTGCCCATGATAGATTGGCAAACATTAGGGCGCATCATGCAAGAGTGCGGTACCATACTGGCAGGCTTCAGCGATGTTACCGCTATCCAGTGTGCGCTATTGGCGCAAGGGGGCATGAGTTCGCTTGCCGCCCCGATGCTCTATAGTGAGTTTGGCAAGAGTAATCCTGATAAGGTCAGTTGTCGGCAGTTTGCCGAAGCGTTAAGCAACCCAAATCTAACTATTGATGTTCAGAGTGCGGCATTGACCAGTCAGCAGTTACCCACCATTCTTGCGAGTGATGACTCTTATATAATGAGTCAGACCTTAACAGGTACTATTTGGGGTGGTAACCTCAGCGTGGTATCGGCACTGACGGGCAGTGATTATCTACCGCGTATTGATGGTGGTATTGTGTTCTTAGAAGATGTCGGTGAGCAGCCATATCGAATTGAGCGCATGCTATATGACCTGTATTTGGCTGGCGTGTTCAAGCGTCAACAAGCCATCGTATTTGGCGCATTATCGGGAGCAGGTGAAGACAGCTATGATGCTCGTTATGATGTGGCAACCGTTATTCGACAGCTTCATAAGCTAACTGGATTGCCTATTTATAATGGCATGAGCTTTGGTCATATCAGTAAAAAGCAAAGCTTTCCGTTAGGAGCACGTTGTCAGATCAGCTCTAACACTATCGGTGGCTATCGTTTGACTTTTTCTGATTATCCAACTATCAAAGCAGATAGCATTAATGTTGAAGGCTTGTGGCAGACAGTTTAG
- a CDS encoding LysR family transcriptional regulator, giving the protein MKLQQLRHFLFVIEEGGFRAAANRANRSQAAISASIRELEKTLDQRLFEVGNKATLTPFGESCVPKIQQFLSVYQALADDLQAIASGDKGKIRIASVPSLVTKLLPSVLVAYSKKYPDIEIVLIDDNSIGVANRLLTGEVDLALGNCTSINQTDIDFTLLISDPIGVVCLKSNELNSKLSQSQGLKWEQLMTQPFIYNGTCKLLENTPAEALNRKARYTIENITSLFALLRNDLGITTLPRLAFPSNEPELIWISLIDPSLNRQIGIFKLANKSISPAAQAFYELCIEYVQENYLL; this is encoded by the coding sequence ATGAAACTACAGCAGTTACGACATTTTTTATTTGTGATAGAAGAAGGCGGATTTCGGGCGGCAGCCAATCGTGCCAATCGCTCACAAGCAGCGATATCGGCATCAATCAGAGAGCTTGAGAAAACACTGGATCAGCGTTTGTTTGAGGTCGGCAACAAAGCGACACTGACACCTTTTGGAGAAAGCTGTGTCCCCAAGATTCAGCAGTTTCTGAGTGTTTATCAAGCGTTAGCAGATGATTTGCAAGCCATAGCATCAGGGGATAAAGGCAAAATAAGAATTGCTAGTGTGCCATCGCTGGTCACCAAGCTACTGCCTAGCGTATTGGTCGCCTACTCAAAGAAATATCCCGATATCGAGATTGTGTTGATAGATGATAATTCTATTGGTGTGGCAAATCGATTACTAACGGGTGAAGTGGATTTAGCACTGGGTAACTGTACCAGTATTAATCAAACAGATATTGATTTTACCTTGCTCATATCAGATCCAATTGGTGTGGTCTGTCTTAAAAGCAATGAGCTGAACAGTAAATTAAGTCAGTCGCAAGGGCTAAAATGGGAACAACTCATGACCCAGCCATTTATCTACAATGGCACCTGTAAGCTGCTCGAAAACACCCCTGCAGAAGCGCTTAACCGCAAAGCTCGTTACACTATAGAAAATATCACCTCCTTATTTGCATTATTAAGAAACGATCTGGGTATCACGACCTTGCCGAGACTCGCCTTCCCATCTAATGAGCCTGAGTTGATCTGGATAAGCTTAATCGACCCTTCTTTAAATAGACAAATTGGTATTTTCAAATTGGCTAATAAATCCATTTCCCCAGCGGCTCAAGCTTTTTATGAGCTATGTATTGAGTATGTTCAGGAGAACTACTTGTTGTGA
- a CDS encoding RidA family protein: protein MTTQSTKQAVKTSLYASKSPLEWAITSNGTLYTAQIPIDDNGEVVAGGIEAQARQTLNNLKHTLECANTSMDSVLQVLIYVTDREYLKMVNQVYAEYFTAPYPNRAALVISGLAREEMLVELVVYAAVP, encoded by the coding sequence ATGACTACCCAATCAACCAAACAAGCGGTTAAAACGTCACTTTATGCATCTAAATCGCCCCTTGAGTGGGCAATAACTAGCAATGGCACGTTATATACTGCGCAAATTCCTATTGATGACAATGGAGAGGTAGTCGCTGGTGGTATCGAAGCCCAAGCGCGTCAAACGCTAAATAACCTGAAGCACACGCTAGAATGTGCCAATACCAGTATGGACTCGGTATTACAGGTATTAATCTATGTTACAGATCGCGAGTATCTAAAAATGGTCAATCAAGTCTACGCTGAATACTTTACTGCGCCCTATCCAAATCGAGCTGCCCTAGTCATATCAGGGTTAGCGCGAGAAGAGATGCTGGTAGAGCTAGTGGTTTATGCGGCAGTACCATAA
- a CDS encoding aldehyde dehydrogenase family protein, translating into MSAQALSTQAHKQDPQKSIYINGEWQAGSDTIANINPSDTSETIGNYSQASNQQVEDAIAAARLAQPKWEKTPMEKKQSILQAIGDEMIARCDELGTLLSREEGKPFGEGRGEIYRAGQFFHYFAAEVLRQMGDIADSVRPGIKVEVTREAVGVVAIISPWNFPTATAVWKIAPALAFGNSVIWKPANLTPASAVAIAEIIHRQGMPEGTFNLLLGGGSTVGDALINSKDIDAVSFTGSVPTGRKVAAATAPNFVRCQLEMGSKNALVIADDADLQLAIDSAVAGAFGGSGQKCTASSRLIVMDGIHDAFVEGVVAKMKTLKVGHALDEGIFMGPVVDDKQLASNMDWIEKAKQAGAHLAFGGERLDMPHEGYYMSPTLFTETDSSWDINQEEVFAPLACVMRVKSLEEAIAMTNDTRFGLTGGIITQSLRSSAMFKEQVQAGCVMVNLSTAGTDYHVPFGGRKESSFGPREQGQYAKEFYTIVKTAYQKAY; encoded by the coding sequence ATGTCAGCCCAAGCATTATCAACCCAAGCACATAAGCAAGATCCACAAAAATCAATTTATATTAATGGTGAATGGCAAGCAGGTAGCGATACTATTGCTAACATTAACCCGTCAGATACTAGCGAAACCATCGGTAACTATTCCCAAGCAAGCAATCAACAAGTTGAAGATGCTATTGCTGCTGCTCGCCTAGCGCAGCCAAAATGGGAAAAAACCCCTATGGAAAAAAAGCAGTCAATTCTACAAGCGATTGGCGATGAGATGATTGCCCGTTGTGATGAATTAGGTACCTTGTTATCACGTGAAGAAGGCAAGCCTTTTGGCGAGGGTCGTGGTGAGATTTATCGTGCTGGACAGTTCTTTCATTATTTTGCCGCAGAAGTATTACGTCAAATGGGCGATATTGCTGATTCAGTACGTCCTGGAATCAAAGTAGAAGTCACCCGTGAGGCCGTCGGTGTGGTCGCTATTATCTCCCCTTGGAACTTCCCAACTGCCACCGCGGTATGGAAAATTGCCCCAGCCTTAGCCTTTGGTAATAGCGTCATTTGGAAGCCTGCTAACTTAACCCCAGCCAGTGCCGTGGCCATCGCTGAAATCATTCACCGTCAAGGCATGCCTGAAGGGACTTTTAACCTGCTACTAGGTGGTGGCTCAACGGTCGGCGATGCCTTGATTAACTCAAAAGACATCGATGCGGTCAGTTTTACCGGCTCTGTACCAACTGGCCGTAAAGTTGCTGCGGCAACCGCCCCTAACTTTGTGCGTTGTCAGTTAGAGATGGGCAGTAAAAATGCCTTGGTTATCGCTGATGATGCCGACTTACAACTGGCCATCGATTCGGCAGTTGCGGGTGCTTTTGGGGGTTCAGGACAGAAATGTACCGCCTCTTCACGCTTAATTGTCATGGATGGTATTCATGATGCTTTCGTTGAGGGGGTAGTGGCAAAAATGAAAACCTTAAAAGTGGGTCACGCACTTGATGAGGGTATTTTTATGGGACCAGTGGTTGATGATAAGCAGCTCGCATCGAACATGGACTGGATCGAAAAAGCCAAGCAAGCCGGTGCTCACTTAGCCTTTGGTGGCGAGCGTTTAGACATGCCGCATGAGGGTTATTATATGTCGCCAACCTTATTTACTGAGACTGATAGTAGCTGGGATATCAACCAAGAAGAAGTGTTTGCCCCACTGGCTTGTGTGATGCGCGTGAAGAGTTTAGAAGAAGCCATTGCTATGACTAATGACACCCGCTTTGGTTTGACTGGTGGCATCATTACGCAAAGCTTGCGTAGCAGTGCGATGTTTAAAGAGCAAGTACAAGCAGGCTGCGTCATGGTCAACTTATCTACTGCCGGTACCGATTATCATGTGCCATTTGGTGGCCGTAAAGAGTCAAGCTTTGGCCCACGTGAGCAAGGTCAATACGCTAAAGAGTTTTATACCATTGTCAAAACAGCTTATCAAAAAGCGTACTAA
- a CDS encoding membrane dipeptidase has translation MYQDHIVIDGLQYSHWDRDYFKMLQASGIHAVHATLVYHEDSRQTLTRFAEWHARFEQNSDLILPVYSVSDIETAKQQGKVGIFFGGQNCSPIDDEIGLISVMRRLGLLVMQLTYNNQSLLATGCYEQNDSGVTRFGQQAIAEMNRVGMIIDMSHSAEFSTLEAIEMSTRPICISHANPTTAHEALRNKSDAVISALTKAGGLLGFSLYPFHLPNGSACTLADFCRMIADCADKYGAEHLAIGSDLCLNQPQAVLEWMRNGRWSKAMDYGEGNANNSGWPDTLPWFAGKDGMENIYNGLLNHGFNDQDAGKIIGQNWFNFLESGIKPVA, from the coding sequence ATGTACCAAGACCATATCGTCATTGATGGATTACAGTATAGCCATTGGGATCGTGACTATTTCAAAATGCTGCAAGCCAGCGGTATTCACGCGGTACATGCCACCTTGGTCTATCACGAAGATTCACGGCAGACTTTGACCCGCTTCGCTGAATGGCATGCGCGCTTTGAGCAAAATTCAGACCTCATTCTGCCTGTTTATTCAGTGTCTGATATTGAAACGGCAAAGCAACAGGGCAAAGTGGGTATCTTTTTTGGCGGGCAGAACTGTTCACCGATTGATGATGAGATTGGCCTTATTAGTGTGATGCGCCGCTTAGGTTTGCTCGTTATGCAACTGACTTATAACAATCAAAGCTTACTAGCAACCGGTTGCTATGAGCAGAATGATTCCGGTGTTACTCGTTTTGGTCAGCAGGCGATCGCAGAGATGAATCGGGTCGGTATGATTATTGATATGTCGCACAGCGCTGAGTTCTCAACGCTTGAGGCAATCGAGATGTCCACGCGACCTATATGTATCAGTCATGCCAATCCGACTACTGCGCATGAAGCATTGCGTAATAAGTCTGATGCCGTTATCAGCGCTTTAACCAAGGCAGGCGGGCTATTAGGTTTCAGTCTATACCCGTTCCATTTGCCCAATGGTAGCGCTTGCACGCTTGCAGATTTCTGTAGGATGATTGCTGATTGTGCGGATAAGTATGGGGCTGAGCATTTAGCGATTGGTAGTGACTTGTGCCTCAATCAACCACAAGCAGTACTTGAGTGGATGCGTAATGGTCGTTGGTCAAAAGCGATGGACTATGGCGAAGGCAATGCCAATAATTCAGGCTGGCCGGATACGCTACCCTGGTTCGCTGGCAAGGACGGCATGGAGAATATCTATAACGGACTGCTAAATCATGGTTTCAATGACCAGGATGCTGGAAAAATTATTGGTCAGAACTGGTTCAATTTTCTTGAGAGTGGTATAAAACCCGTCGCTTAA
- a CDS encoding BCCT family transporter: MADLKGFNRDNEQGRSHNAGKAGGALNPVEDTSDTLGLKNPAFWYSGGFIIAFVLMAIFAEEQLAQVVNAGFVWSAKIFGPFWQILLLATFIIALAVGAGRTGRVILGNLPKPEMDNFKWMAILFCTLLAGGGVFWAAAEPIAHFVSAPPLYGESADLQQRAFNALSQSFMHWGFLAWSIVGSLTAIVVMHLHYDKGLPLKPRTLLYPMFGERVLTGHTGAIIDACCIVAVAAGTIGPIGFLGLQTSYALNTLFGIPDTFTTQLIIIIFAIALYTLSAISGLARGMQILSRFNVILAVALMLFILIFGPTNFIVNGYIQGVGTMIHNFIPMATYRGDEGWLGGWTVFFWGWFLGYGPMMAIFIARISRGRTIRQLITTVCIIAPLVTCFWFTVVGGSGLAFEIANPGSVSTAFEGFNLPGALLAITQQLPFPLITSLLFIILTMVFIVTTGDSMTYTISVVISGEHEPNAMIRTFWGIMMGVTAIVLISLGAGGVTALQSFIVITAVPVSFILLPSLWNGPKIAQQMAYDQDLYRPNRVETNHRIAEEKRTKETVTKKID; this comes from the coding sequence ATGGCCGATTTAAAGGGATTTAACCGAGACAATGAGCAAGGACGCTCGCATAATGCTGGTAAAGCAGGCGGCGCTTTGAATCCTGTAGAAGACACATCTGATACTTTAGGACTCAAAAACCCTGCATTTTGGTACAGCGGCGGGTTTATTATCGCCTTTGTTCTTATGGCGATCTTTGCAGAAGAACAGCTAGCCCAAGTAGTCAATGCAGGCTTTGTTTGGTCAGCCAAAATCTTTGGCCCTTTTTGGCAAATCTTACTATTAGCGACTTTTATAATTGCTTTAGCAGTCGGGGCTGGCCGCACTGGGCGGGTTATTTTAGGTAATCTACCCAAGCCTGAAATGGACAACTTCAAATGGATGGCGATTTTATTTTGTACGCTACTGGCTGGTGGCGGCGTCTTTTGGGCAGCCGCTGAACCCATTGCGCATTTCGTTTCAGCACCGCCTTTATATGGTGAATCAGCTGATCTACAACAAAGAGCGTTCAATGCGCTATCACAATCATTTATGCATTGGGGATTTTTAGCCTGGTCGATCGTCGGTAGCTTGACCGCCATTGTGGTTATGCACTTACATTATGACAAAGGCTTGCCGCTCAAACCTCGCACGCTTCTGTACCCCATGTTTGGTGAACGGGTGCTTACCGGTCATACCGGCGCAATTATTGATGCTTGCTGTATCGTCGCGGTGGCTGCCGGTACTATCGGTCCCATTGGCTTTTTGGGTCTACAAACCAGCTATGCCCTCAACACCTTATTTGGTATTCCTGATACGTTTACCACTCAACTTATCATTATCATATTTGCTATTGCCCTTTATACCCTCTCGGCGATTAGTGGGCTTGCGCGTGGTATGCAAATACTCAGTCGCTTTAACGTCATCCTAGCAGTAGCATTGATGTTATTTATTCTAATATTTGGGCCCACCAACTTTATTGTCAATGGCTATATTCAAGGTGTTGGCACTATGATCCATAACTTTATCCCGATGGCAACTTATCGCGGTGATGAAGGTTGGCTTGGTGGTTGGACGGTATTCTTTTGGGGTTGGTTCTTGGGTTATGGCCCGATGATGGCAATCTTTATTGCTCGTATCTCCCGTGGTCGTACCATTCGTCAGCTGATCACAACGGTCTGTATTATTGCCCCACTAGTCACTTGCTTTTGGTTCACGGTGGTTGGTGGTTCAGGCCTAGCATTTGAGATTGCCAATCCGGGTAGTGTCAGTACGGCTTTTGAAGGCTTTAACCTTCCTGGTGCGTTGTTAGCAATCACACAGCAGCTGCCGTTTCCTTTGATTACTTCCTTACTGTTTATCATTTTGACCATGGTCTTTATTGTGACTACCGGTGATTCAATGACTTATACCATCAGTGTGGTTATCAGTGGTGAGCACGAGCCCAACGCTATGATTCGCACCTTTTGGGGCATCATGATGGGGGTAACGGCTATCGTTCTAATCTCGCTTGGTGCAGGTGGCGTGACTGCTTTGCAATCCTTTATCGTCATTACCGCTGTGCCGGTGTCTTTTATTCTGCTTCCATCGTTGTGGAATGGCCCAAAAATTGCCCAGCAAATGGCTTACGACCAAGATCTTTATCGTCCTAACCGGGTCGAGACTAATCATCGCATCGCTGAGGAAAAGCGTACCAAAGAAACCGTTACCAAAAAGATCGACTAA
- a CDS encoding DUF3726 domain-containing protein has protein sequence MIVSHNEIVTTVNKAFLGMQREVGEADLIASMVAELQMAGLNGILHFNNASPFILSERDVAIDIVSQGESEVRLDLHGSSLVCHLPVVMDYALEKMGKRDHFKIYLHNCHNRWLAYSELVNLAAKGIACLAKWDNGSAPKHTIFTLDKRFVYPDLYFFNEVQNNYSTNDMVIELSTANFDIEKDIQHFDRKVSTDELFATHQRAWKEGIYVCDEQWATLKKSAAAILVENSEASSKGAGGV, from the coding sequence ATGATCGTATCGCATAATGAAATTGTAACGACAGTGAATAAAGCCTTTTTGGGCATGCAGCGTGAAGTAGGTGAGGCTGATTTGATTGCTTCTATGGTGGCAGAGCTACAGATGGCGGGCCTCAATGGTATCTTACACTTTAATAATGCCAGTCCTTTTATCCTATCTGAACGTGATGTCGCTATTGATATAGTCTCACAAGGCGAGAGTGAAGTCCGCTTAGATCTACATGGCAGCAGTCTGGTCTGTCATCTACCGGTAGTGATGGACTATGCCCTTGAAAAAATGGGCAAGCGCGATCATTTTAAAATCTATTTGCACAACTGTCACAATCGCTGGTTGGCCTATAGCGAGTTGGTAAATCTCGCTGCAAAAGGTATTGCTTGTCTGGCCAAATGGGATAATGGCAGCGCACCCAAGCATACAATATTTACTTTAGATAAAAGATTTGTTTATCCTGATCTGTACTTTTTTAATGAGGTACAGAACAACTATAGTACTAATGATATGGTTATTGAGCTGTCGACCGCTAACTTTGATATCGAAAAAGACATTCAACATTTTGATCGTAAAGTATCAACAGATGAGCTGTTTGCAACCCATCAACGTGCATGGAAAGAAGGGATCTATGTCTGCGATGAGCAGTGGGCGACACTCAAAAAAAGTGCCGCTGCGATTTTGGTAGAAAATAGCGAGGCATCAAGTAAAGGGGCAGGGGGCGTATAG
- a CDS encoding bestrophin family protein, producing MIVRHKPNALKLFFTLRGSILPKIYLQILLITLLSAVITSIQHWFPSFFSSYSTAPFTLLGITLSLFLGFRNNASYQRWWEARGLWGQLVFDARSLTRQVLSFMDEETENGRHTQRCIIHLAIAFTHALRHRLRDTSPWQDVDRFVESEHHLSMRQAQNLPEYLMRLMGKTLGYSRRQRLFSELMVQNMDERLTSMTVVLAACERIQNTPLPFAYTLLVHRTTYLYCFMLPFGLVSSLGWATPLICAVIAYTFFGLDALSEELEEPFGLAANHLPLTALSRTIEINLLEALGETDLPPAIVSKEGWLQ from the coding sequence ATGATTGTCCGGCACAAACCCAATGCCCTTAAGCTATTTTTTACCCTTCGTGGCTCTATCCTCCCGAAGATTTATCTCCAAATTTTGCTGATCACCTTGCTGAGTGCTGTAATAACCAGCATTCAGCATTGGTTTCCCAGTTTTTTCTCCTCCTATAGTACCGCTCCCTTCACTTTACTTGGGATTACTCTATCGCTGTTTCTTGGCTTTCGTAACAATGCGAGCTATCAACGTTGGTGGGAGGCTCGAGGCTTATGGGGCCAGCTGGTATTTGATGCCCGCAGCCTGACTCGGCAAGTACTCTCGTTTATGGATGAGGAGACTGAGAATGGACGGCACACCCAGCGGTGCATCATTCACCTTGCCATCGCTTTTACTCATGCACTTAGGCATCGACTTCGTGACACCTCGCCTTGGCAGGACGTCGATCGCTTTGTAGAGTCAGAACACCACCTCAGCATGCGTCAGGCGCAAAATTTGCCTGAATATTTAATGCGGCTGATGGGCAAAACGCTTGGCTATAGTCGGCGTCAGCGTTTATTTTCGGAGCTTATGGTACAAAATATGGACGAACGTCTGACTTCTATGACTGTAGTTTTGGCTGCCTGCGAACGCATTCAGAATACGCCATTGCCGTTTGCTTATACGCTATTGGTACACCGTACTACTTATCTATATTGCTTTATGTTGCCTTTTGGCTTGGTGTCTTCTTTAGGCTGGGCGACTCCTTTAATTTGTGCTGTGATCGCCTATACTTTTTTTGGTCTAGACGCGCTCAGTGAAGAGCTAGAAGAGCCTTTTGGCTTGGCCGCTAACCATCTGCCACTTACCGCTTTGTCACGCACTATCGAAATCAATTTATTGGAAGCACTGGGAGAAACGGATCTGCCACCTGCTATTGTTTCTAAAGAGGGTTGGTTACAATAG
- a CDS encoding DUF6122 family protein: protein MIQTIIHYFLHFGMPLIIAYMFFPDDYKRVYLILLATMLVDLDHLLATPIFSPNRCSINFHPLHTYYAMAVYTVMLFLPKPYKIIGLGLLLHMLTDLNDCVMTYLNCPQCLNEAPARELVEWFVRATKF, encoded by the coding sequence ATGATTCAAACTATTATCCATTATTTTCTACATTTTGGCATGCCGCTGATTATCGCCTATATGTTCTTTCCTGACGACTATAAACGAGTCTATTTGATCCTATTAGCAACCATGTTGGTAGATTTAGACCATTTGTTAGCCACGCCTATCTTCTCACCCAATCGCTGTAGCATTAATTTTCATCCGCTCCATACTTATTATGCAATGGCAGTCTATACGGTTATGTTATTTTTGCCGAAGCCCTATAAAATAATTGGTTTAGGATTATTACTACATATGCTGACTGATTTAAATGATTGTGTAATGACCTATCTTAATTGTCCCCAGTGTTTGAATGAGGCTCCTGCCCGTGAATTAGTAGAGTGGTTTGTCAGAGCCACTAAGTTTTGA
- a CDS encoding PaaI family thioesterase, translating to MSASKEEIVAFMALEFPQAKFMVEAVGDNGAILSHGIGIEELRPGGTVSGPLLMSIADVAIYVAILGKIGIVPLTVTTSLTINFLRKPSAEARIIADCTLIKAGRTLMVGEVSLYSEGSSDLVAHVVGTYSVPPKRD from the coding sequence ATGTCTGCAAGCAAAGAAGAGATTGTTGCCTTTATGGCATTAGAGTTTCCACAAGCTAAATTCATGGTTGAGGCAGTAGGTGATAATGGTGCGATCTTATCGCATGGTATTGGTATAGAAGAGCTGCGTCCTGGTGGCACGGTTTCCGGCCCCCTATTAATGAGCATTGCTGATGTAGCAATCTATGTCGCGATACTTGGTAAAATTGGTATTGTACCGTTGACCGTGACGACAAGCCTTACCATCAATTTTTTGCGTAAACCATCAGCGGAAGCACGTATTATTGCTGACTGCACCCTAATAAAAGCAGGACGTACGCTAATGGTAGGCGAGGTTTCTTTGTACTCAGAAGGCTCTAGCGACTTGGTCGCACATGTTGTTGGCACCTATTCCGTACCGCCCAAGCGTGACTAA
- a CDS encoding putative transporter small subunit has protein sequence MDNVYVYGFYILIWPAITLGVLILICTATYRDIKKAQRNNTDIV, from the coding sequence ATGGATAATGTTTATGTCTACGGATTTTATATTTTAATCTGGCCGGCGATTACGCTTGGGGTGCTGATACTGATTTGCACCGCAACCTATCGCGATATTAAAAAAGCTCAACGTAATAATACAGACATCGTTTAG